TATACTGTAGTTGGCTAGATTTCAAGGCGATCGCACTTATACTGTAATGTCATAAGGCAAACTTTGGATGGAAATAATCTCAAAGCCTTATGGGACAAAAGCTTTAGGATAAAATTTAAGTTAAATTAGCACACTAAGTACGGAAGAGCCCCATTTTGTTACTAGCATAGGGGCTATGGCAAAACCTGGCTTTAAACTGCGGCAGAATCAAACTTTAAATTACAATTATTTCCATAACTACGGGAGAGCCACATTTTTGTAGGGACACGACATCATTAAAACTTGGATGAGCGAGATGATATGATGATGCCGCATCCCTACAACATAATAGACCGGGGAAGAACCCTACACCTTAAACTTATCCACGATCCTTCTCATCGCTTCTTCGACATTTTCGCGACTGTTAAATGCGGATATGCGGAAGTACCCTTCCCCAGCAGCGCCAAAACCGGAACCGGGTGTTCCTACCACGTTGACGGTATGCAGCAATTTATCGAAGAAATCCCAACTGGATAAACCGCTGGGGGTTTTCACCCAGACGTAAGGTGCATTGACGCCACCGTACACCGATAAACCGGCATCGGTCAGTTTTTCCCGAATAATTTTGGCATTTTCCATATAAAAGTTGACAAGCGCTTTGACTTGTGCATCTCCTTCCGGGGAATAAACTGCCTCAGCAGCGCGTTGCACAATGTAGGAAACTCCATTGAACTTGGTGGATTGGCGGCGGTTCCACAATTTCCACAGTTCTACGTCGGAACCGTCTGCTGCTTTTGCTGTCAGGTTTTTAGGTACTACGGTAAAGGCGCAGCGAGTACCGGTGAAACCTGCGGTTTTGGAGAAGGAACGAAATTCGATCGCACACTGCCGCGCCCCTTCAATCTCGTAGATAGAATGAGGAATATCCGCATCGGTGATAAACGCTTCGTAAGCAGCATCGAAGAAAATAATCGAATTATTCGCCAGTGCGTAATCTACCCACGCTTTGAGGTGTTCTTTACTGGCAACCGCTCCCGTGGGATT
This Aerosakkonema funiforme FACHB-1375 DNA region includes the following protein-coding sequences:
- a CDS encoding LL-diaminopimelate aminotransferase → MATVNDNYLKLKAGYLFPEIARRVNAFAEANPDAKIIRLGIGDVTEPLPEACRTAMIDAVAEMGDRSTFKGYGPEQGYSWLREKIAARDFQALGCEVDASEIFISDGSKCDTGNILDIFGNDNTIAVTDPVYPVYVDTNVMAGHTGVANDKGEFEGLVYLPITAENNFTASLPTEKVDLIYLCFPNNPTGAVASKEHLKAWVDYALANNSIIFFDAAYEAFITDADIPHSIYEIEGARQCAIEFRSFSKTAGFTGTRCAFTVVPKNLTAKAADGSDVELWKLWNRRQSTKFNGVSYIVQRAAEAVYSPEGDAQVKALVNFYMENAKIIREKLTDAGLSVYGGVNAPYVWVKTPSGLSSWDFFDKLLHTVNVVGTPGSGFGAAGEGYFRISAFNSRENVEEAMRRIVDKFKV